Within the Mucilaginibacter sp. CSA2-8R genome, the region ACGGACTGTTGCCATCCGGTTTAAAGTGAGGTGGTTTTTGTTGGGATACCCCATCGGCAACCGCCTCACTTTGTTCCGAATAGCAACAGGGCTATCAGTTAATCTTTAATATTTAAACGCTCATCTCGCGTTCATACTTGTCGCCAAAACGATCAGTGGCCACCACTTTAACATTTTTAATACCGTTGTCCAGTTGTGCCGCAAAAATATGGTCTGTATTCCTTGGCTCTGGGAAGGTACGCCCAGCCGGCAGTTTATCGCCCAGGTACAGTTTTACCGCCATGGGATCCATGCCCAGCTCATTTTTCAAGATACCTTTATATTTTCCGTCCAGCCAGTATTCAACCTTCCATTGCGGGTCCCAGTTGTAAACGTTGGCTACCAGTTTTTTCTGCTCATCAATATGTAACGATAGCTGGTTGTTTTTATCGCTGTCCATTGATTTGTAATACCATTTCAGCTGGTTGCCCTCAACGCTGTAAACACCGTAACCACGTGGCGTGCCATCTTCGCAAATTGGGCCGGTCCACCAGGCACCGCATACGGTACCATGGTTGTGCTCGTAAATGTTGCCATCTATATGGTTGGCATTGTAATGCGTATGCCCCGACATGATATGCACATTTTTAAACGGCCTTAACAGTTTGTACAAATCTTGGTTGTTTTTTACTTGGTCGTAAACCGGTATGTGCAGACAAATAATGAGCAGGTCATCCTTTTTAACGTACTGCAAATCTTTAGCTAGCCAGTTCAATTGCTCTTCTGTTATATAACCGTCGTACTCACGCTCTTTGCCTAAATAGCGTACATCGTCCATCATTACATAATGTGCACGGCCGCGGTTAAACGAATAGTATGTGGGGCCATACGTCTTCTTGAAAGTACGATCGGAGGTTTCGTCGCCACCCTGGCGGTAATCCATATCATGATTGCCTAAGCCCTGAAAAAACGGAATACCTATTTGTTTAACGGCTGCGTTATAATCGGCAAAAAGCTCCAGATTATCCCAGGCCAAATCGCCCACACCAATGCCATGCAGCAATTCGCCGCTCAGGCCGGCAACCGTTTTCTGCGTATCCGGTACCGATTGCGCCATCATTTTTTCAACGTCCTTTTTGTTGCGTACCTGCGGGTCGGCCCAGACAATAAAGGTGTGTTTGCTGTCATTCTTTTTTAGAGGCACCAGGTTAAAATCAAAGCTACTGCCTTCGCTTAAGCGGCGATAATGTTTAGCCAGATATTGCTCGTGCGGAAATTCATAGCCTGAAGGGATGCTGATAAACACAAACTCAGCTTTGGCATCTGGTGTAAGCTGATAAGTGCCGTCTTTGCCAGTTGGCACAATGCTAAAGCCGTCTGATATCAGCACGTTGGCCAGCGGTTTACTGCCGGCAGTTACCTTACCTGTAACGGTAGCTGCACGTTTGCTGCGGGCAA harbors:
- a CDS encoding calcineurin-like phosphoesterase family protein, producing MNRRLFIQRSLVLTGALTLTFRNTFARSKRAATVTGKVTAGSKPLANVLISDGFSIVPTGKDGTYQLTPDAKAEFVFISIPSGYEFPHEQYLAKHYRRLSEGSSFDFNLVPLKKNDSKHTFIVWADPQVRNKKDVEKMMAQSVPDTQKTVAGLSGELLHGIGVGDLAWDNLELFADYNAAVKQIGIPFFQGLGNHDMDYRQGGDETSDRTFKKTYGPTYYSFNRGRAHYVMMDDVRYLGKEREYDGYITEEQLNWLAKDLQYVKKDDLLIICLHIPVYDQVKNNQDLYKLLRPFKNVHIMSGHTHYNANHIDGNIYEHNHGTVCGAWWTGPICEDGTPRGYGVYSVEGNQLKWYYKSMDSDKNNQLSLHIDEQKKLVANVYNWDPQWKVEYWLDGKYKGILKNELGMDPMAVKLYLGDKLPAGRTFPEPRNTDHIFAAQLDNGIKNVKVVATDRFGDKYEREMSV